Sequence from the Streptomyces sp. R33 genome:
CGGCCACGCCTCACGCGGGTACTCGGCGCGGATCCGGTCCAGGTCCCACGGCGAGGGGTAGGTGACGCCCTCGGGCGCGAACAGCAGCTTGATGTAATGGTCGGTGAACTCACCCGCACTGAACCGGACCAGTCCGGCACCGCCCAGCACCACGCGCACCATGTGCGGCGTGAGCCGCTCGGTGCGCACGACGACTGCAGTGCCGATCTTGCGGGCGCGTCCTTCTGCCACGGCGTCTCCCCTTGCTCCCCTGAAACTTAGGATTACCTAAGTTAGCACCTCAGGCGTGCAGCGCGCTGCTGAGCCGCGACACCGCTCCGCCAAGACCCCAGCGGCGCGCCAGCGCATCGACGAGTTCCGGCTGAGCGGGCACCGCCGGCAGAGCGGGGTCGAACGCCGGAAGGGGGACGTCCGAGGCCACCTGGACCACCTTCGGAGCGACCGCCAGATACGGCCGGGATTCGTCCAGCCGCTTGCGCTGGGTCGGGGTCAGCTTCGACTTCGGGTCGTCGATCGCGGCGATGATCCCGGCCAGCGTGCCGTAGGCGTCGAGCAGCTTCGCCGCCGTCTTCTCGCCGATCCCCGGAACCCCCGGCAGGCCGTCGCTCGGGTCCCCGCGCAGCAGGGCCAGGTCCGCGTAGCCCGGACCGTCCACCCCGTACTTCTCGCGCAGCCACGCCTCGTCCGTCACCTGGAGCGTGCCGACGCCCTTGAGCGGGTACAGCACGCGCCGCTGCCGGGCGTCGTCCACCAGCTGGTACAGGTCCCGGTCGCCGGTGACGATGTCCACCGGTCCGGTGGCGCGCGCCGTGAGCGTACCGATCACGTCGTCGGCCTCGTATCCGGCGACGCCCACCCGGGCGATCCCGAACGCGTCCAGCGCCGCCTCGATGATCGGCACCTGCGGGGCCAGGGTGTCGGGGATCTCCTCCGCGTCCGGTCCGGACTCGGTCTCCTGCGCGACCCGGTGGGCCTTGTAGGAGGGGATCAGCTCCACCCGCCAGTGCGGGCGCCAGTCGGCGTCCATGCACGCCACGAGATCGTCCGGGCGGTGGTCCTGGACCAGGCGCCCGATGAAGTCGAGCAGCCCGCGCACCGCGTTGACCGGGGTGCCGTCCGGGGCCTTCACGGAGTCCGGCACGCCGAAGTACGCGCGGAAGTAGAGGGAGGCGGTGTCCAGCAGCATCAGGCGTCGAGTCGTCGTCACGGTGACGATGATGCCGCAACCCTCACGTGCGCCCGGGGCGGACGGTTACGGCCGGGGGCACGGAAAGTGGCCGAAAGGGCGATCGGACATGGCACGGGAGTTTCACCCGGGGCGTACCCTGGTCGGCTCTTGCACGCGAAACCGGGGGCGGTTGCTGCGTAAGGTGCTTACAGCACACCGATGTGCGATGGACGCCGATGTACGCCGACGGACCAGACAAGGGGAGGGCAGCCCCGCCATGGACGACAGGGACGGCTCGGACGACAAGGAACGGGACAAGGACGCCAAGGAACCGCTCCGGGTGGGAGTGGCCGTGCGCAAGCGGCGCCGGGCACTGCACCTCACCCTCGCCGCCGTATCGGCGCGCAGCGGCCTGTCGGTGCCCTTCCTGAGTCAGATAGAGAACGAGCGGGCCCGGCCCAGCATGCGGTCCCTCGAGCGGGTCGCGGACGCGCTGGAGACCACGGCCGTCGAGCTGCTGGCCGCGTCCGACACCGCGCGCACGGTCGACCTCGTACGGGCCGGCGACGAATCCGGGCTCACGCCGGTCCCGGGCGTGCGCCCCCTCGTCCGCGGACACCACCAGCTGCACGCCCTGGAGTTCACCGGGGACCAGGACGCCGGCCGCGAATACCAGCACCGCAACGACGAGCTGATGTACGTCGTCTCGGGCGCCTGCCAGGTGGAGGCCGAGGGGCGGGCGTACCGGCTGGAGAGCGGGGACGCGCTGTTCCTGTCCGGCGGCGTACGGCACCGCTGGCGGGCCGTCTCCGAGGACACCCGGCTCCTGGTCGTGGCGGTCGGGGAGCACATCCACGCGACGTCCGAGCCGCCCTCGCCCGGGCGCTGAGCCGGATGCGGGTCGTCTCGCTGGCGCCCTCGCTGACCGAGGCGGTCGCGGTGAGCGCGCCCGGGTTGCTCGTCGGGGTGACCGACTGGTGCACCCACCCCGCGGACCTCGCGGAGCGGGGCGCGGTGCGCATCGGGGGGACGAAGAACCCCGACGTGGAGCGGATCACGGCGCTGCGCCCGGACCTGGTGATCGCCAACGAGGAGGAGAACCGGGCCCCCGACGTGGCGGCGCTGCGCGCGGCCGGGGTGGAGGTGCTGGTCACCGAGGTACGGGACCTGCCGCAGGCGCTGACCGAGCTGGACCGGGTGCTGGTGGGGGTGCTGGGGCTGGCGAGGCCGCGCTGGCTGGACGAGGCCGAGGCCGCATGGGCGCGCGTGGAGCCGGCCGGCCCGCTCCGGGCCTTCGTACCGGTGTGGCGGCGGCCCTGGATGGTGCTCGGCCGGGACACCTTCGCGGGCGACGTGCTGGCGCGCCTCGGCGTGCGCAACATCTACGCCGGCCACGGCGAGCGGTATCCCCGGGTGCCGGCGGAGGAGCTGGCCGCCGCCGACTGCGATCTGGTGGTGCTCCCCGACGAGCCGTACCGCTTCACGCGCGAGGACGGCCCGGAAGCCTTCCCGGACCACCCCTGCGCCCTGGTCAGCGGCCGCCACCTCACCTGGTACGGCCCCTCGCTGACCGAGGCCCCGGCGCTCCTGACGGCCGCCCTGCGCGCGGCGCGCTGAGGGCTGGCCGTACCCCTCACCGGTACGAAGGCCCCGTGCGGGGCGCTGATGGACGAGCTCCGGGCCGCCTGGCGGGCAGGGGGCGTCAGCGGGGGAGCAGGGTGCCTGTGAACAGGCCGCGGAGGGTGTGGCCGGCGGCCAGGAGCCAGGCGGTCAGCAGGGCCAGGAACAGGACCGCGGCGAGCCAGGCGAAGGCGGTCAGGCCGGTGTGGCGGGCCAGGCCGGCGGCGCCGGTGACGCAGGTGCCGACGGGGAAGGTCAGCGCCCACCAGGTCATCGCGAAGCCCATGCCGTTCCGGGCCGCCCGGACCAGCATTGCGGCGGCGAGGGCCAGCCACAGCAGGGCGAACCCCATCACGGGCACGCCGTAGACGACCGCGAAGGCGCCGAGCGCACCGGAGTACGGGGCGCCGATCGCCCGGGGGGCCATGTCGGCGAGCTGGTTGACCGCGGTGGTGGACTGGCCGAGGGGGCCCAGCACCAGGAACAGGGTGGGGGTCAGCAGCAGGGGCAGCGGGCCGCTCGTGATCAGCCGGCCGAACACCAGGGGCAGCATCAGCAGCGTGGCCAGCAGGCTGATGCCGAACATGGCGTAGCAGGCCAGCAGGAGCGCCTCGCGGGGCTGGCCGGCGGGCAGGTGGGGTATCAGCAGGGGGCCCAGGGCGGCGGAGACCATCGGGGCGACCAGGGGCAGCAGCCATACGGGGGTGGCCTGCGCGGCCTCGACCTTGTGGCGGACCACCATCAGGTACGGCACCACCACCGCCATGAGCAGGCCGATCGCGGTGCCGGCGGTGAACAGGACCGCGTCGGCGGCGACGGCGGCGGGCTCTCCGACGAGGTCCTTGCCGACGATCAGGGTGCCGCCGCCGACGGCCAGCAGGGCCATCGCCAGGCATCCGTAGAACGGGGCCACCGCGGGGTCGAGGAGATGGGCGCGGGCCTGGTCGCGGTGGTGGAGCCAGTGGCCGGCGCGGGCGGTGAGCACGAGGGCGAGGGCCGCGGCGGACAGCGCCCAGACGATCTGGCAGGCCACGCGCTGACCGGGCACCTGGTACGGGAGGGTCGCGCCGGCGTTGGCGACGATCGCCGTGCCCATGACGGACGCGTACCAGTTGGGGCCGAGGTGACGGAGCGCCGGGAAGGCCTTGTGGGCCTGGGGGGTCCGGGAAATGTGTTCGTGGGGTCGCACGAGGGTGGTGGCCATGGACCCAGCGTCGTCGCGGGGCCCGGCGTACGGCAGAGGGCATCTCTCTATAAGGTCATAAACTGACTTTATGGGTAACGAGGAGTGGGTTCCGCTGGCACACCGGGTACCGGACCTGGGAGCGCTGGAGCTGCTGCTCGCGGTGGCGCGGGTCGGCAGCCTGAGCGGCGCGGCCAAGCGCATGGGCATCACCCAGCCCGCCGCGAGCAGCCGGATCCGGGCGATGGAGACCCGGCTGGGCGTGGCGCTGGTGGACCGTTCGCCGCGGGGGTCGACCCTGACGGCGGAGGGGGCGCTCGTCACGGACTGGGCGCGGCGGGTGGTGGAGGCGGCGGAGGCGTTCGACGCCGGCGCGCAGGCGCTGCGCGGGCGGCGCGACTCGCGGCTGCGGGTGGCCGCCAGCATGACCATCGCGGAGTACCTGCTGCCGGGGTGGCTGATCGCGCTGCGGGGGCAGCGGCCGGGGACCGCGGTGTCGCTGCACGCGGGGAACTCGGCGGTGGTCGCGGAGCGGGTGCTCGCGCACGAGGCGGACCTGGGCTTCGTGGAGGGGCTGTCGGTACCGGAGGGGCTGGACTCGGCGGTGATCGCGCAGGACCGGCTGGTGGTGGCGGTGGCGCCGGGCCATGCGTGGGCGCGGCGGACGCGGGGGGTCGAGGCGGCGGAGCTGGCGGCGACGCCGCTGATCCTGCGGGAGTGGGGGTCGGGGACGCGGCAGGTGCTGGACGCGGCGCTGGCCGGGAGCGGCGGGCTGGCCCAGCCGCTGCTGGAGCTGGCGTCGACGACGGCGGTGAAGGCGGCGGCGGTGAGCGGGGCGGGGCCGTGCGTGCTGTCGGAACTGGCGCTGGGGGACGAGCTGGCCGCGCGGCGGCTGGTCGAGGTCCCGGTGTCGGGGGCGGCGCTGGGACGGGCGCTGCGGGCGGTCTGGCCGGTGGGAGCCAGGCCGGCGGGTCCGGCCCGCGACCTCCTGTCCCTGACCCGGGCCACCCCGGTGCCCATCGGCTCCGCCGGCGTTTGAGGCGACACGTCCCGCGCGGCGGAGCGGGACTGCTCCTGCGCCGCCGTCGCCGGGGGCGCTGCCCCCGGACCCCCGCGCCTCGAACGCAGGCGGGGCCGGACGGGGCCGGGGTACGGAAGTGCGCAGGTGCCTCGGCCGCATACCCCTACCCACCGGTAGAAGCATCTGGCAGGCTGCCGCCATGAATCTTCCCGCCGGTGGAGACAGGGCCCGGTACGACCGGGCCACCGCGCATCTCGACGCGCCCCTGGCCATCGTCGATCTCGCCGCGTTCGACGCCAACGCGGACGATCTCGTCCGCCGGGCCGGCGGCAAGCCGATCCGCGTCGCCAGCAAGTCCGTCCGCTGCCGCGCGCTCCTCGAACGGGTCCTCGCCCGGCCCGGGTTCGCCGGGATCATGTCGTACACCCTCGCCGAGTCGATCTGGCTGGCCCGGTCGGGGTTCGAGGACGTGCTGCTGGCCTATCCGTCCGCCGACCGCGCCGGATTCGCCGAGCTGGCGGGCGACCCCAAGCTGGCCGCGGCCGTCACCGTCATGGTCGACGACCCCGCCCAGCTGGAGCTGATCGACACCTCCCGGGACGGCGCCGGCCCGCACGAGATCCGCGTCTGCCTCGAACTCGACACCGCGCTCCACCTGTTCGGCGGCCGGTTCCGCGTCGGCGCCCGCCGGTCACCGCTCCGCGACCCCGCCGCGCTCGCGGACCTCGCCCGTACGGTCTGCGCCCGGCCCGGCTTCCGCGTCGTCGGGATCATGGGCTACGAGGGCCACGTCGCCGGCGTCGGAGACGCCCTCGCGGGTCGCCCCTTCCGCTCCCGCGCCATCCGGCTCATGCAGGCCACCGCCCGCAAGGAACTCGCGGCCCGCCGCGCCGAAGCCGTACGGGCCGTCCGCGCCGTCGTCCCGGACCTGGAGTTCGTCAACGGCGGCGGCACCGGCAGCGTCCAGCAGACCGCCGCCGAGGACGCCGTCACGGAGATCGCCGCCGGCTCGGGGCTCTACGTACCGCGGCTGTTCGACAACTACACGTCCTTCCGCGGCCGCCCCGCCGCGCTCTTCGCCCAGCCGGTGGTGCGCAGGCCCGGCGTCGGCGTGGTCACCGTGCTCGGCGGCGGCTACCCCGCCTCCGGCGCCGCCGGCGCGGACCGGCTCCCGGAGCCGTACCTGCCGCAGGGCCTGCGCTACGACCCCCAGGAGGGGGCCGGCGAGGTGCAGACCCCGCTGCTCGGCAGCCCGGCCGACGATCTGCTGATCGGCGACCGGGTCTGGTTCCGGCACGCGAAGGCCGGGGAGCTGTGCGAACGGTTCGAGTCGCTGCACCTCGTCGAGGGTGACCGGGTGACGGCCACCGTCCCGACCTACCGGGGTGAGGGGCGCACCTTCCTCTAGTACGCCTGGTACACGCTTAGTACGCCTGGTACACGCTGTCCGTCTGGTCCGGGATGACGCTCGTGTCGCCCCGGCGGACGGGGCCCGCCGTGCCGTCATGGTCCACGTAGCCGGCGGTGGAGCACGGGTACGGCGCGCTCTTCTGCTTCTTCGGCTCGATGAACATCGGGTTCACGATCCACTTGCCGTCGCTGTTGTCGTACGCACGGCACATCAGCTCGTTCTTGTTCCGGTTCACGACCAGCCGCAGCGCGGTCGCGTCCCGCAGGAACGAGATGTCGGTGTCGGAGTCGCCCGCGGCGAACACCTGGCGGCGGGCGGCCGGCTGGACCTTCTCGGCGGCCGCGCCGCGCACCCCGAAGATCTCCTTGTTGATCCAGCAGCGCTTGCCGTCGATGTACGTGATCATCGTGTCGGCGCCGTCCTCCACCGACCCGCAGCCCTGCAGGTGCGCGGTGAACTTCCCGCCGGACGCGGTCGTGTTGCGGATGCCGATGACGTGGCCCGCGTCGACGCCGACCCCCTTGGCCCACACCTCGACGACCGGCTGCGGCGAGGCCGAGCTGATCCAGACGTCGAAGCCGGCCTTCTGCAGGCCGGCCATGAGGTCCTTCTGCTGGTCGTAGTAGCGGACCCAGCCGGTGGCGCTACCGGTGCCGACCTGCTGCTTGGCGCCGACCGGCGCGGCCAGGTTCTCGGCCTGCGCGGCGGCCGCGAAGCCGCGGACCTCGCGTGCGGTCCAGCCCTGCATCAGCTGCGGCAGCCAGGCGTACGCGGGCTCGATGGTGCGGTGGTCCCAGCCGGCGAAGGCGGCGGCGCCCGAGCGGGTCGCGGCGGTGCCGTAGACGGCGGCGAGTTCGTCGGCGCAGCCCGCGCCCTCGGGGGTGCCGGTGGGCAGCGGGGCGCCGGGGCGGGCGAGGGCGCCGCACGCGTCGGCGAGCGCCCGCGCGGCGGCCGGGGTGAGGTAGCGGCTGGTGGCGGTCCAGTCCCCGGCGGCCGGCAGCCGGATCTTGCCGTTCCGCAGCAGCCAGTACATGGTGGCGTCGCCGACGTCGTTCTTGACGACGGTGTTGTCCCAGTCGAAGACGGCGACGGGCTTGTTGCGGTTCGGCCGGTACGGGTTGCACTTCCCGTACTCGTCGATCAGCTGCTGGAGCCTGGCCTGGTTGTCCCCGTACCAGCCGGCGGCGAGCTGCGGGGTGGTGCAGCGGGCCGCCTGGGCGGCGGGGGCGGTGGCGACGAGGGTGCCGGCGGCGATCGCGGCGGCGGCGCCGACGGCCTGGAGCCGTCGTGCGGTGCTACGTGGGGTCACTGAGGTGAACACTCCCTCTTTCTCGCGGGCGTACGGAGGTCGTCGGATCGTGGAACAGCCGGGCGTCGTGCGACGCCCGGCTGTCGGGGGATGCGGCTCGGGCCGGCTACAGCGGCGTGACGTACGCGCCCGAGATGCCGCCGTCGACCAGGAAGTCGGTGGCGTTGATGAACGAGGAGTCGTCGCTCGCGAGGAACGCGACGGCGGCGGCGATCTC
This genomic interval carries:
- a CDS encoding 5'-3' exonuclease is translated as MLLDTASLYFRAYFGVPDSVKAPDGTPVNAVRGLLDFIGRLVQDHRPDDLVACMDADWRPHWRVELIPSYKAHRVAQETESGPDAEEIPDTLAPQVPIIEAALDAFGIARVGVAGYEADDVIGTLTARATGPVDIVTGDRDLYQLVDDARQRRVLYPLKGVGTLQVTDEAWLREKYGVDGPGYADLALLRGDPSDGLPGVPGIGEKTAAKLLDAYGTLAGIIAAIDDPKSKLTPTQRKRLDESRPYLAVAPKVVQVASDVPLPAFDPALPAVPAQPELVDALARRWGLGGAVSRLSSALHA
- a CDS encoding helix-turn-helix domain-containing protein; translated protein: MDDRDGSDDKERDKDAKEPLRVGVAVRKRRRALHLTLAAVSARSGLSVPFLSQIENERARPSMRSLERVADALETTAVELLAASDTARTVDLVRAGDESGLTPVPGVRPLVRGHHQLHALEFTGDQDAGREYQHRNDELMYVVSGACQVEAEGRAYRLESGDALFLSGGVRHRWRAVSEDTRLLVVAVGEHIHATSEPPSPGR
- a CDS encoding helical backbone metal receptor, with amino-acid sequence MRVVSLAPSLTEAVAVSAPGLLVGVTDWCTHPADLAERGAVRIGGTKNPDVERITALRPDLVIANEEENRAPDVAALRAAGVEVLVTEVRDLPQALTELDRVLVGVLGLARPRWLDEAEAAWARVEPAGPLRAFVPVWRRPWMVLGRDTFAGDVLARLGVRNIYAGHGERYPRVPAEELAAADCDLVVLPDEPYRFTREDGPEAFPDHPCALVSGRHLTWYGPSLTEAPALLTAALRAAR
- a CDS encoding TDT family transporter, with protein sequence MATTLVRPHEHISRTPQAHKAFPALRHLGPNWYASVMGTAIVANAGATLPYQVPGQRVACQIVWALSAAALALVLTARAGHWLHHRDQARAHLLDPAVAPFYGCLAMALLAVGGGTLIVGKDLVGEPAAVAADAVLFTAGTAIGLLMAVVVPYLMVVRHKVEAAQATPVWLLPLVAPMVSAALGPLLIPHLPAGQPREALLLACYAMFGISLLATLLMLPLVFGRLITSGPLPLLLTPTLFLVLGPLGQSTTAVNQLADMAPRAIGAPYSGALGAFAVVYGVPVMGFALLWLALAAAMLVRAARNGMGFAMTWWALTFPVGTCVTGAAGLARHTGLTAFAWLAAVLFLALLTAWLLAAGHTLRGLFTGTLLPR
- a CDS encoding LysR family transcriptional regulator, which produces MGNEEWVPLAHRVPDLGALELLLAVARVGSLSGAAKRMGITQPAASSRIRAMETRLGVALVDRSPRGSTLTAEGALVTDWARRVVEAAEAFDAGAQALRGRRDSRLRVAASMTIAEYLLPGWLIALRGQRPGTAVSLHAGNSAVVAERVLAHEADLGFVEGLSVPEGLDSAVIAQDRLVVAVAPGHAWARRTRGVEAAELAATPLILREWGSGTRQVLDAALAGSGGLAQPLLELASTTAVKAAAVSGAGPCVLSELALGDELAARRLVEVPVSGAALGRALRAVWPVGARPAGPARDLLSLTRATPVPIGSAGV
- a CDS encoding amino acid deaminase/aldolase, with the translated sequence MNLPAGGDRARYDRATAHLDAPLAIVDLAAFDANADDLVRRAGGKPIRVASKSVRCRALLERVLARPGFAGIMSYTLAESIWLARSGFEDVLLAYPSADRAGFAELAGDPKLAAAVTVMVDDPAQLELIDTSRDGAGPHEIRVCLELDTALHLFGGRFRVGARRSPLRDPAALADLARTVCARPGFRVVGIMGYEGHVAGVGDALAGRPFRSRAIRLMQATARKELAARRAEAVRAVRAVVPDLEFVNGGGTGSVQQTAAEDAVTEIAAGSGLYVPRLFDNYTSFRGRPAALFAQPVVRRPGVGVVTVLGGGYPASGAAGADRLPEPYLPQGLRYDPQEGAGEVQTPLLGSPADDLLIGDRVWFRHAKAGELCERFESLHLVEGDRVTATVPTYRGEGRTFL
- a CDS encoding HAD family hydrolase, which translates into the protein MTPRSTARRLQAVGAAAAIAAGTLVATAPAAQAARCTTPQLAAGWYGDNQARLQQLIDEYGKCNPYRPNRNKPVAVFDWDNTVVKNDVGDATMYWLLRNGKIRLPAAGDWTATSRYLTPAAARALADACGALARPGAPLPTGTPEGAGCADELAAVYGTAATRSGAAAFAGWDHRTIEPAYAWLPQLMQGWTAREVRGFAAAAQAENLAAPVGAKQQVGTGSATGWVRYYDQQKDLMAGLQKAGFDVWISSASPQPVVEVWAKGVGVDAGHVIGIRNTTASGGKFTAHLQGCGSVEDGADTMITYIDGKRCWINKEIFGVRGAAAEKVQPAARRQVFAAGDSDTDISFLRDATALRLVVNRNKNELMCRAYDNSDGKWIVNPMFIEPKKQKSAPYPCSTAGYVDHDGTAGPVRRGDTSVIPDQTDSVYQAY